A stretch of the Maridesulfovibrio zosterae DSM 11974 genome encodes the following:
- a CDS encoding amino acid ABC transporter substrate-binding protein, whose protein sequence is MKDLTKLLFITVLAVTLFAGSAFAGTLDTVKKRGYVKTGVSGKVVGFSTTDAKGHWNGLDVDFARAVAAAIFGDSDKVRFTPVAFKEAFTALQSGEIDMLTRNTTWTFQRDTKLGLEFVGVLFYDGQGFMVKKDLGVNSALELDGASVCTQSGTTTELNLSDYFTAHGMKYKPVVYESSDEATVIYDSGRCDVYTTDASGLASRRTTLKDPKAHIILPEVISKEPLGPAVRQGDQQWSDIVRWTLFALINAEELGIDSHNVDQMLKSKNPAVQRFLGVSGNFGQYLGLSKDWAYQIVKKVGNYGELYDRNVGPNSALGLERGVNALWTKGGLIYAPPIR, encoded by the coding sequence ATGAAAGATTTAACGAAACTGCTTTTCATCACGGTACTTGCTGTAACTTTGTTCGCAGGTTCCGCCTTCGCTGGCACACTGGATACAGTAAAGAAACGTGGCTATGTGAAGACTGGTGTTTCCGGCAAAGTTGTCGGTTTTTCCACCACTGATGCTAAAGGCCACTGGAACGGGCTTGATGTCGATTTCGCCCGTGCCGTTGCCGCTGCTATTTTCGGTGATTCCGACAAAGTACGCTTCACTCCGGTAGCTTTCAAAGAAGCATTTACCGCACTTCAGTCTGGTGAAATAGATATGCTGACCCGTAATACAACATGGACCTTCCAGCGAGATACCAAGCTCGGTCTGGAATTCGTTGGTGTACTGTTCTATGACGGTCAAGGCTTCATGGTCAAAAAAGACTTAGGTGTTAATAGTGCTCTGGAACTTGACGGCGCCAGCGTATGTACCCAATCCGGTACAACTACCGAGCTGAACCTGTCCGACTACTTCACTGCTCACGGCATGAAGTACAAACCTGTTGTGTACGAAAGTTCCGATGAAGCAACCGTTATTTATGACTCCGGTCGCTGTGATGTCTACACCACAGATGCTTCCGGCCTTGCTTCCCGCCGTACAACTCTGAAAGACCCCAAAGCCCACATAATTCTGCCTGAAGTTATCTCCAAAGAACCCCTCGGACCAGCTGTTCGTCAGGGTGACCAGCAGTGGAGCGATATCGTTCGCTGGACCCTGTTTGCTCTGATCAATGCTGAAGAACTGGGCATCGACTCCCACAACGTTGACCAGATGCTTAAATCCAAGAACCCAGCTGTTCAGCGCTTCCTTGGGGTCTCCGGCAACTTTGGTCAGTACCTAGGTCTGAGCAAAGACTGGGCATACCAGATCGTTAAAAAAGTAGGTAACTACGGAGAACTGTACGATCGTAACGTAGGCCCCAACTCCGCTCTCGGTCTTGAACGCGGCGTTAACGCCCTGTGGACAAAGGGTGGCCTGATATACGCTCCGCCTATCCGCTAG
- a CDS encoding PAS domain S-box protein, with amino-acid sequence MKNISNTSLFQLKVGFSVMLFFALAIGVSALYQIWHLSGLTEKLYLHPFAVSTALRDLRSELYDIESILSDLETTNLMSNVEKKQAAIEEKNKGIQELFDFVTIRYLGDKKDLNFAKDSFKQWRSLIYQTLDAYMHNFDRGMKAKLISEVNAQGKQFLSALEVMIDFAGNKAKIFNENAHNSKKSSIYFTFALVFCSTLIIIGVGKFVLNGVMERIRSDNSYHKQFHDNSAVMLLIDPDTGQIIDANASAVQFYGYKREHLLSMRITEINDLPEHDVKNRMNSVTLNYGRLFIFRHRLADGTLRYVEVSSSRIRFGGREILYSIIYDITERIRVEEELRKSEERYRMVVDTANEGICSIDSNHVITYINNAMSRMFGYEKNEIIGRKIEEFIFPEDLLNHSERMKKRYEGKDESYDRKFIRKDGATLWARVSATSIKDEQGNFIGSFAMIADITERKQNEIKLNSLKWLQEKKPIFNAGLPAPSYGNLVELNKSRLIADSLGYDTLYSIVNDFLVLLQTSATVYEKNGDHALGIFSSGWCRHMDEASRKLCRCADNSEALASGKWLCHESCWTEASSIAIRTGKAVDIVCNGGIHLYAEPIFAGEEIIGTINFGYGTPPQDKTSLSELAHLYETDLDILVNLSKEYEVRPKFIIDVAKQRLATSAKLIGEMVERSRTEKKLYQAKKSAEAASMAKTEFLANMSHEIRTPINGIMGMLQLLQMTTLNKTQQEYAAVGIESSKRLTRLLSDILDLSSVESGKIQIVSEPFNLEKAIHEIVQLFLSNANQAKVELRVEIESAVPTSVIGDKIRLQQIFTNLIGNALKFTKSGSVTIEACLVGTSRSGHVQILFSVVDTGTGLSKEVADVLFEPFTQGPKDFRRGQHGAGLGLAICKRLTHMMGGDISVESELGQGASFYFSIPFMFVEKQDQSFKVLSDSEKITCPAIRILLAEDDEINSFAIGKLLENLGCVVRSVANGEEVLEALREDYFDLVLMDIQMPVMDGVEATQAIRLGEAGEDRKGIPTIAMTAYAMNGDRKKFMEAGMDDYIAKPIEMNVLKKMLARFLSTQ; translated from the coding sequence ATGAAAAATATCAGTAATACTAGCTTATTCCAACTTAAGGTTGGATTTAGCGTTATGCTGTTTTTTGCCCTTGCGATTGGTGTGTCAGCTCTTTACCAAATATGGCATTTATCAGGTCTGACTGAAAAGTTGTATCTTCATCCTTTCGCCGTCAGTACGGCCTTGCGAGATTTACGCAGCGAACTATATGACATCGAGAGTATTCTCTCCGACCTGGAGACGACTAATTTGATGTCCAATGTTGAAAAAAAACAAGCTGCGATTGAGGAAAAGAACAAAGGGATTCAAGAGCTTTTTGACTTTGTAACCATCAGATATCTTGGAGATAAAAAAGATTTAAATTTTGCCAAAGATTCATTCAAACAGTGGCGGTCACTCATCTATCAAACTTTAGACGCTTATATGCATAATTTTGATAGAGGAATGAAAGCCAAACTCATTTCTGAAGTCAATGCCCAAGGTAAACAATTTCTGTCCGCTCTTGAAGTCATGATCGACTTTGCCGGGAACAAGGCGAAAATATTCAATGAAAATGCACATAATTCTAAGAAATCTTCAATTTATTTTACGTTTGCTTTGGTGTTTTGTTCTACTTTAATCATCATTGGAGTCGGTAAGTTCGTCCTGAATGGCGTAATGGAGCGCATACGTTCCGATAATTCATACCATAAGCAATTCCACGATAACTCTGCTGTAATGTTATTAATCGACCCGGATACAGGACAAATAATCGATGCTAATGCTTCTGCAGTTCAATTCTATGGTTATAAGAGAGAACATTTGTTGAGTATGCGTATTACTGAGATTAATGATCTTCCGGAACATGATGTCAAAAATCGCATGAACTCGGTCACATTGAACTATGGGAGATTATTCATATTCCGGCATAGACTGGCGGATGGAACTCTTAGATACGTTGAGGTTTCATCCAGCCGGATTCGTTTTGGCGGACGTGAAATTTTATATTCCATCATATATGATATTACTGAACGTATACGAGTCGAGGAAGAGTTAAGAAAATCTGAAGAGCGCTACAGAATGGTTGTTGATACGGCTAATGAAGGTATTTGCAGTATAGATTCAAACCATGTCATTACTTATATTAATAACGCAATGTCCAGAATGTTTGGTTATGAAAAGAATGAAATTATTGGGCGAAAAATTGAAGAATTCATTTTTCCAGAAGATTTGCTGAATCATTCTGAACGTATGAAAAAGAGGTATGAGGGGAAGGACGAATCTTACGATAGAAAATTCATACGCAAAGATGGCGCGACTCTGTGGGCGAGAGTCTCTGCGACATCAATTAAAGATGAGCAAGGTAATTTTATAGGCTCCTTTGCTATGATTGCGGACATAACCGAACGTAAGCAGAACGAAATAAAGCTTAATTCACTTAAATGGTTGCAGGAAAAGAAGCCCATATTCAATGCTGGCTTACCAGCCCCAAGTTACGGCAACTTAGTGGAGCTGAATAAGTCTCGTCTCATCGCCGATTCCTTGGGTTACGATACCTTATATAGCATAGTAAACGATTTTCTTGTCCTCTTACAAACCTCGGCTACGGTATACGAAAAAAATGGGGATCACGCATTAGGTATTTTTAGTTCTGGATGGTGCCGGCATATGGATGAAGCATCGCGAAAACTCTGCCGATGTGCTGATAACTCCGAGGCTTTAGCTAGCGGTAAATGGCTTTGCCATGAGTCATGTTGGACAGAAGCATCTTCCATAGCCATTAGGACGGGTAAGGCTGTCGACATTGTTTGTAATGGGGGAATACATCTCTATGCCGAACCAATTTTCGCCGGAGAGGAAATCATCGGTACTATTAATTTCGGCTATGGAACTCCACCACAAGACAAAACCTCTCTCTCTGAGCTGGCGCATTTGTATGAGACTGACCTGGACATTTTAGTGAATCTCTCCAAAGAATATGAAGTTCGTCCTAAATTTATAATCGATGTGGCCAAACAGAGGCTCGCCACGTCTGCAAAGCTAATTGGAGAAATGGTAGAGCGCAGTCGTACGGAGAAGAAACTGTATCAGGCCAAGAAATCTGCCGAAGCGGCCAGCATGGCTAAGACTGAATTTCTTGCTAATATGAGCCACGAGATACGTACCCCGATCAATGGCATCATGGGGATGCTCCAACTTTTACAAATGACCACGCTGAATAAAACGCAGCAAGAGTATGCCGCTGTTGGGATTGAGTCCTCCAAACGGTTGACCCGCCTGCTTTCAGATATCCTCGACCTGTCCAGTGTTGAATCCGGTAAAATCCAGATTGTATCTGAGCCATTCAACCTTGAAAAAGCTATTCATGAGATTGTGCAGTTGTTTTTGTCTAACGCCAATCAAGCAAAAGTGGAACTTCGTGTGGAGATTGAATCGGCTGTCCCTACTAGCGTCATAGGCGATAAGATCCGCCTGCAGCAGATTTTCACCAATCTCATAGGTAATGCTTTAAAATTTACCAAATCTGGAAGTGTTACTATTGAAGCCTGCCTTGTGGGTACTTCGCGATCGGGGCATGTACAAATTCTGTTTTCCGTCGTGGATACGGGTACGGGCCTTTCTAAAGAAGTTGCTGATGTATTGTTCGAACCTTTTACCCAAGGTCCAAAAGACTTCAGGCGAGGGCAGCATGGCGCAGGGCTTGGGTTGGCTATTTGCAAGCGGCTGACACATATGATGGGCGGCGATATTTCAGTTGAGAGTGAATTGGGTCAAGGAGCTTCATTTTATTTCAGCATACCGTTTATGTTTGTCGAAAAGCAGGATCAAAGTTTTAAAGTCTTGTCAGACAGCGAAAAAATTACCTGTCCGGCCATACGTATTCTCTTGGCAGAAGATGATGAGATCAACAGCTTTGCTATCGGAAAACTCTTGGAGAATCTTGGCTGCGTTGTCCGATCTGTTGCAAATGGAGAAGAAGTATTGGAAGCGTTGCGCGAAGATTATTTCGATCTTGTGTTAATGGATATTCAGATGCCGGTTATGGATGGTGTTGAAGCTACACAGGCAATCAGACTCGGGGAGGCTGGAGAGGATCGAAAGGGCATTCCCACTATTGCGATGACAGCATATGCGATGAATGGTGACAGGAAGAAGTTTATGGAAGCAGGGATGGATGATTATATTGCCAAGCCGATTGAGATGAACGTCTTGAAAAAAATGCTGGCTAGGTTCTTGTCAACACAATAA
- a CDS encoding rubredoxin: MANPKDMYQCQVSNCGYIYDPDKGEPKTGTAPGTAFTEIPDDWKCPHCGATKKSFRPLAGPGSTLAEGA; encoded by the coding sequence ATGGCTAATCCTAAAGATATGTATCAATGCCAAGTAAGCAACTGCGGTTACATTTACGATCCAGACAAAGGAGAGCCGAAAACCGGCACCGCTCCCGGAACAGCTTTCACTGAGATTCCTGACGATTGGAAGTGTCCGCATTGCGGGGCTACTAAAAAATCGTTCCGGCCATTGGCTGGTCCGGGCTCAACTCTTGCTGAAGGCGCTTAG
- a CDS encoding amino acid ABC transporter permease, producing the protein MGEKTLDHSQGRPWVRLLNDARFRGWVSQAVVLALIIAGASYGISNVAQNLHKAGITTGFGFLSSPAGFDISQTLIPYTSKSSYADALLVGVLNTLLVSALSIVFSSILGLFLGIIRLSPNWLVSHLAGAYTEMIRNVPLLLQILFWYLAILAPLPGPRKSLDLGGIIYLCNRGLQIPSPEFLPGFGITFAVFLLATAISIALIVWNRRRQRNTGKHIPAYLISLCIIIVLPMISYYTTGSPVHWDIPKLKGFNFSGGITVLPELIALTLALSLYSATFIGEYIRSGIMAVNKGQTEAAYALGYRPGLAYRLIIIPQAMRVAIPPLISQYLTLIKNSSLAVVIGYPDLIHVFAGTALNQSGQSVEIISITMIIYLSLSLVISLFMNWYNKKFAMRGY; encoded by the coding sequence ATGGGTGAGAAAACATTAGACCATTCTCAAGGCAGACCGTGGGTTCGCCTACTCAATGATGCCCGTTTCCGGGGCTGGGTGAGTCAGGCAGTTGTGCTTGCCCTGATCATCGCAGGCGCAAGCTATGGAATATCCAACGTCGCCCAGAATCTTCATAAAGCCGGTATCACAACCGGTTTTGGATTTCTTTCGTCCCCAGCAGGATTTGATATCAGCCAGACGCTCATCCCTTACACAAGTAAATCCAGTTATGCAGATGCCCTGCTGGTTGGCGTACTCAACACCCTGCTCGTTTCCGCTCTCAGTATTGTATTTTCATCAATTCTCGGGCTGTTCCTCGGCATTATCCGTCTTTCGCCCAACTGGCTCGTTTCGCATCTTGCAGGAGCCTACACCGAGATGATCCGTAACGTACCGCTGCTCCTCCAGATTCTATTCTGGTATCTGGCAATCCTCGCCCCTCTGCCGGGGCCGCGAAAGTCATTAGATCTTGGGGGAATTATCTATCTGTGTAATCGAGGACTCCAAATCCCGTCTCCAGAATTTCTGCCAGGTTTTGGTATCACCTTTGCCGTATTCCTACTGGCAACTGCTATATCTATAGCGCTCATTGTGTGGAACCGCCGCCGTCAGCGTAATACAGGCAAGCACATTCCTGCCTACCTGATCTCACTCTGTATAATTATCGTACTGCCGATGATCAGCTATTATACGACTGGCAGTCCTGTTCATTGGGATATCCCCAAGCTCAAAGGATTCAACTTTTCAGGCGGTATAACAGTTCTACCTGAACTTATCGCCCTAACCCTCGCCCTATCACTCTACAGCGCTACCTTCATCGGCGAATACATTCGTTCGGGCATCATGGCTGTCAACAAAGGACAGACTGAAGCTGCCTATGCTCTGGGCTACCGTCCAGGGCTAGCCTATAGACTGATTATTATCCCGCAGGCGATGCGTGTAGCTATTCCACCACTCATCAGTCAGTACCTGACTCTGATAAAGAACTCCTCTCTTGCTGTTGTCATCGGTTACCCTGACCTGATTCACGTTTTCGCAGGAACAGCCCTGAACCAGTCCGGGCAGTCTGTAGAAATCATATCTATCACAATGATCATTTACCTGTCCCTGAGTCTCGTAATCTCGCTTTTCATGAACTGGTACAATAAAAAATTCGCCATGAGGGGATATTAA
- a CDS encoding amino acid ABC transporter permease has protein sequence MPKTWTPTPPLPSPIQSTGPIGWMRKNLFSSPANSILTLFSVYLLYILITPLIQWAVVDATWLGNSRACCDEAAALGKNGACWTFVKVRLNMFLYGFYPKAEQWRINFIMLILLFHALPILLPDIINRKKRIGFTIMALVAALLLFGPVPMIIVFLFAVLPMFFGRLSTNGSVPLITLQGFAGVAFRLLAGIVIGCIAGSISKELGAAETATYIGLVSGVLIWVLLQVRNLGAGAWQWVMLFTCFPLLAFILLSGNAFGLAHVETHYWGGLFLTLVVAVTGMGTALPIGILLALGRRSTLPVIRTVCICFIEFARGIPLVSVLFMVSVMLPLMLPHDVNFDKLLRALIGIAFFYAAYMAEVVRGGLQAIPSQQYEAAQALGWTYWRMMFKIILPQTLRLIIPGLANNFLSLLKDTTLVAVIGLFDLLGISKAAMADADWLGFTKESYLFSAMVFWILCFCMSRYFLYLERKYHTSYH, from the coding sequence ATGCCAAAAACATGGACCCCGACACCACCACTACCGTCTCCTATTCAAAGTACAGGTCCCATCGGCTGGATGCGAAAAAATCTTTTCTCATCCCCCGCTAACAGCATACTGACGCTTTTTTCAGTCTACCTGCTCTATATTCTCATCACTCCACTGATTCAATGGGCAGTTGTTGATGCTACATGGCTGGGTAATTCCCGTGCTTGCTGTGATGAGGCTGCAGCCCTTGGTAAGAACGGAGCATGCTGGACTTTCGTTAAAGTCCGCCTGAACATGTTCCTTTACGGTTTTTATCCTAAAGCGGAGCAATGGCGCATTAACTTCATCATGCTGATATTGCTTTTTCACGCACTCCCTATCCTGCTGCCGGACATTATCAACCGCAAGAAACGTATCGGTTTCACCATCATGGCCTTGGTTGCGGCTTTGCTGCTTTTCGGTCCTGTTCCAATGATAATCGTATTTCTGTTTGCCGTACTACCGATGTTTTTCGGTAGACTCTCAACAAACGGATCGGTTCCGTTAATTACCCTGCAAGGCTTTGCAGGAGTTGCGTTCCGTCTGCTGGCGGGAATTGTAATCGGCTGCATTGCAGGATCAATCAGCAAAGAACTTGGAGCTGCCGAAACCGCTACATACATTGGTCTGGTTTCAGGAGTACTCATCTGGGTACTGCTTCAGGTTCGCAATCTGGGCGCCGGAGCATGGCAGTGGGTAATGCTTTTCACCTGTTTCCCTTTACTCGCTTTCATTTTGCTGAGTGGGAATGCATTCGGACTGGCTCACGTGGAAACCCATTACTGGGGCGGCCTGTTCCTAACTCTGGTTGTTGCCGTAACCGGAATGGGCACAGCACTGCCCATAGGAATTTTACTCGCTCTTGGAAGACGCTCGACCCTGCCGGTCATCCGCACAGTCTGTATCTGTTTTATCGAATTCGCACGCGGCATACCGCTTGTTTCAGTTCTGTTCATGGTCAGCGTAATGTTACCGCTTATGCTGCCGCATGATGTCAATTTTGATAAGCTTCTGCGCGCCCTGATAGGTATAGCCTTTTTCTATGCCGCTTACATGGCGGAAGTTGTCCGTGGTGGCCTGCAGGCAATCCCGTCCCAGCAATACGAAGCCGCGCAGGCTCTTGGCTGGACATACTGGCGCATGATGTTCAAGATTATCCTGCCACAAACGCTGCGCCTGATTATCCCGGGACTGGCGAACAACTTCCTGTCATTGCTCAAAGACACCACACTGGTAGCAGTCATCGGACTGTTCGACCTGTTAGGAATCTCCAAAGCCGCCATGGCAGATGCCGACTGGCTAGGCTTTACCAAAGAGTCCTATCTTTTTTCAGCAATGGTCTTCTGGATACTCTGCTTTTGCATGTCGAGATACTTTCTCTATCTGGAAAGAAAATACCACACCAGCTATCACTAA
- a CDS encoding NAD(P)-dependent oxidoreductase codes for MSKTIIGLLREGKIPVDKRTPLTPSQAKAINAAYPDVEVIAQRSEIRCFTDEEYVEAGIRLVDSVEEADILLGVKEVPIPDLIEGKTYFFFSHTIKKQPYNRDLLREILKKNIRMVDYETLTEPSGKRIIAFGRWAGIVGAYNGIWTYGKRYNLFDMRRANECFDLEDLKTEFSKVILPPIKIALTGGGRVTKGAMEVLTGMGIRKVTPHQFCNCYFDFPVYTQLNVRNYNAREDGEAFSRNEFYKSPQNYVGDFLQFTSEADILIAAAFWAPEAPVLFTKEDMTGPDFKTSVIADITCDIEGSIPSTKQPSTIADPVYDYNPSDDEVDPPFTDEGNISVMAVDNLPCELPRDASSSFGQRLADQILPLLLGEDPETVIERATIASEGKLCGRYTYLQDYVDGE; via the coding sequence ATGAGTAAAACAATTATCGGCCTTCTCCGCGAAGGTAAAATACCTGTGGACAAGCGTACCCCGCTAACCCCCAGCCAAGCTAAAGCGATTAATGCTGCTTATCCTGATGTTGAAGTAATTGCCCAACGCAGTGAAATCCGTTGTTTCACAGATGAAGAATACGTCGAAGCCGGAATCCGCCTTGTTGATTCCGTTGAGGAAGCTGACATCCTGTTGGGTGTTAAGGAAGTTCCCATCCCCGACCTTATTGAAGGCAAAACCTACTTCTTCTTCAGCCATACTATTAAGAAACAGCCTTATAACCGTGATCTGCTGCGCGAGATTCTGAAAAAGAACATTCGCATGGTCGACTATGAAACCCTGACAGAACCTTCCGGCAAACGTATTATCGCATTCGGACGCTGGGCAGGAATAGTTGGTGCCTATAATGGTATCTGGACTTACGGAAAACGTTACAATCTTTTTGATATGCGCCGCGCCAACGAATGTTTCGACCTTGAAGACCTCAAAACAGAATTTTCCAAGGTTATACTGCCCCCCATCAAGATTGCTCTGACCGGCGGCGGCCGCGTCACCAAAGGTGCTATGGAAGTGCTGACAGGTATGGGTATCCGCAAAGTTACCCCCCACCAGTTCTGCAACTGCTATTTCGATTTTCCTGTTTACACACAACTGAATGTTCGTAACTACAATGCACGTGAAGATGGTGAAGCATTCAGCCGGAATGAATTCTACAAATCCCCGCAGAATTATGTCGGTGATTTTCTACAATTCACTTCGGAGGCAGACATACTTATCGCTGCCGCATTCTGGGCTCCGGAAGCTCCGGTACTGTTTACCAAAGAAGATATGACCGGCCCAGATTTCAAGACATCCGTCATTGCGGACATCACTTGCGATATCGAAGGGTCCATCCCAAGTACGAAGCAGCCGAGCACCATCGCCGATCCAGTCTATGACTACAATCCTTCGGACGATGAAGTCGACCCACCCTTCACTGATGAAGGTAACATTTCTGTTATGGCGGTCGACAACCTGCCTTGTGAACTTCCACGCGACGCATCGAGCAGCTTCGGACAGCGTTTGGCTGACCAGATTTTGCCGCTGTTGCTCGGCGAAGACCCTGAAACTGTAATCGAACGGGCAACCATTGCTTCAGAAGGTAAGCTGTGCGGCCGATACACCTACCTACAGGACTATGTAGACGGCGAATAG
- a CDS encoding acyltransferase, translating into MICFEVGTKIIIGEDCLISSGMHAWTGDAHSVVDVETGKRLNYGRDIKIANNVWIGFQALLLKGAVMGRGSILGARAVLCGEVPPFSLAAGNPARTIKSNVTWKTDVFYEPGINSMVHTD; encoded by the coding sequence ATGATATGCTTCGAGGTGGGGACCAAAATTATAATCGGTGAGGACTGCCTTATCAGCTCTGGAATGCATGCATGGACCGGGGATGCACACTCCGTTGTGGATGTAGAGACAGGAAAGCGACTCAACTACGGGCGTGACATTAAGATTGCAAACAATGTCTGGATCGGGTTTCAGGCATTGCTGCTCAAGGGCGCAGTTATGGGTCGTGGTTCAATTTTGGGAGCGCGCGCCGTGCTCTGCGGTGAGGTGCCACCTTTTTCACTTGCCGCTGGCAACCCTGCCCGGACTATCAAGTCCAACGTCACTTGGAAGACGGATGTGTTCTACGAACCGGGCATCAACTCCATGGTCCATACCGACTGA
- a CDS encoding amino acid ABC transporter ATP-binding protein: MSTQEKNIVTDEAPIIQLSNINKWYGDFHVLKDVNLSVAKGEKVVICGPSGSGKSTLIRCINRLETHQQGQIIVNGVELNNDVKRIDQVRRDVGMLFQNFNLFPHMTVLENLTVSPIWLLKKPFKEAEEQAYEYLKRVKIEHLAQKYPGQCSGGQQQRVAIARCLCMNPKAMLFDEPTSALDPEMIKEVLDVMVDLASSGMTMICVTHEMGFARTVADRVIFMDAGEIVEQNTPEEFFENPQFDRTATFLSQIISH, from the coding sequence ATGAGCACACAAGAAAAAAATATTGTCACCGACGAAGCCCCGATTATTCAACTCTCCAATATCAACAAATGGTACGGAGACTTCCACGTACTTAAAGACGTAAACCTATCCGTTGCAAAAGGCGAAAAAGTTGTTATCTGTGGTCCGTCCGGTTCCGGTAAATCTACACTGATACGCTGCATCAATAGACTGGAAACCCACCAGCAAGGACAGATCATTGTTAACGGCGTAGAACTGAACAACGATGTTAAACGCATCGATCAGGTTCGCCGCGATGTCGGCATGCTCTTCCAGAACTTTAACCTCTTCCCGCATATGACCGTGCTGGAGAACCTGACTGTTTCACCTATCTGGCTACTCAAAAAGCCGTTCAAGGAAGCTGAAGAACAAGCATACGAATATCTCAAACGCGTTAAGATTGAACATCTTGCCCAAAAGTACCCCGGACAGTGTTCCGGTGGACAGCAGCAGCGTGTTGCAATTGCCCGCTGCCTGTGCATGAACCCGAAGGCAATGCTTTTTGATGAGCCTACCTCTGCTCTCGACCCTGAAATGATTAAGGAAGTTCTGGACGTTATGGTCGACCTGGCCAGCTCAGGCATGACCATGATCTGTGTAACCCACGAAATGGGCTTCGCCCGCACAGTGGCAGACCGCGTAATATTCATGGATGCCGGAGAAATAGTTGAACAGAACACGCCTGAGGAATTTTTCGAAAATCCACAGTTTGATCGCACAGCGACTTTCCTCAGCCAGATTATTTCGCATTAG
- a CDS encoding YaaA family protein has product MKTIILIPPSEGKADGGNNNSLKSVAGITADLIEAIKEADPKKLYGLKGKALEKAIIVNKEVLISKTMPAIERYTGVVYDAIDYQTLKNKSDFDKKVLIVSGLFGLVSPNDLIPNYRLKIDKLKAAKLWKNSNSEKLRDKFVIDLLPQAHKKAVKYDNGIEVEFVLKKEGKKMPAGHQGKHIKGQFVRWLIENNITDPKHFKDFKEEGYKWTGEFFLKEI; this is encoded by the coding sequence ATGAAAACTATTATCTTAATCCCACCATCTGAAGGCAAAGCTGATGGAGGAAATAATAACTCTTTAAAGTCTGTAGCAGGTATTACTGCTGACTTAATTGAAGCGATTAAAGAAGCTGATCCTAAAAAGCTATATGGCCTCAAGGGAAAAGCACTCGAAAAAGCAATTATTGTAAATAAGGAAGTCTTAATCTCAAAAACAATGCCAGCAATTGAACGATATACAGGTGTTGTTTATGACGCTATTGATTATCAAACTTTGAAAAATAAATCTGACTTTGATAAAAAAGTGTTAATCGTCTCAGGGTTATTTGGTCTTGTCAGCCCTAATGATTTGATTCCTAATTATCGTTTGAAAATTGATAAATTAAAGGCTGCCAAGTTATGGAAGAATTCCAATTCAGAGAAATTAAGAGATAAATTTGTTATTGATTTATTACCGCAAGCACATAAGAAAGCGGTGAAATATGACAATGGAATTGAGGTTGAATTTGTCCTGAAAAAAGAAGGCAAAAAAATGCCAGCAGGTCACCAAGGTAAACATATTAAAGGTCAATTTGTCAGGTGGCTTATTGAAAATAATATCACTGATCCTAAGCATTTTAAAGATTTTAAGGAAGAAGGCTATAAGTGGACTGGTGAATTTTTCTTAAAGGAAATTTAG